A genomic region of Palaemon carinicauda isolate YSFRI2023 chromosome 22, ASM3689809v2, whole genome shotgun sequence contains the following coding sequences:
- the LOC137616485 gene encoding glutamate-gated chloride channel-like, with protein sequence MKLKVDFTMRMRWSDARLRYKNLSPLSDLNYIEPNSVWVPRVELLNAEFPKTFTTDPLVNIVRLSGPEEDDPSRIYRDEVYEGSTNSMELTQRYNAPFSCTMDMRNFPFDNQHCQLLVRFSSAREFMEWNDLSTSYLGKELLAEYIVKGVTIQKATTEDYSLIVVDITFSRRYGYYLTSAYLPTIMLMIISYASLFCKKENCDLRVMMALTTLLVLYALYQQISDDLPRTSYTKAIDVWCFFSITFIFSQVILHVFVNLKIRRPCLAASCRKEGREVVKRGNKEVKSIRIPPGQETLQNNPNLEITRERKALRPKASNGHVYQCNLLDNSRVFYLVLFGIFCVIYWSVVLTSE encoded by the exons ATGAAATTGAAAGTCGATTTCACAATGAGGATGAGATGGTCTGACGCTCGGCTTCGGTACAAGAACCTCAGCCCTTTGAGTGATCTAAATTATAtagag cCTAACAGCGTGTGGGTTCCCCGAGTTGAGCTTCTTAACGCCGAGTTTCCCAAGACCTTCACCACCGATCCCCTGGTGAACATTGTGAGACTATCTGGCCCGGAGGAGGACGACCCTTCCAGGATATatagag ATGAGGTCTACGAAGGGTCGACGAACTCGATGGAACTGACGCAGAGGTACAACGCCCCCTTCAGCTGCACCATGGACATGAGGAACTTCCCTTTCGACAACCAGCATTGCCAACTCCTCGTCAGGTTTTCTTCTGCCAGGGAGTTCATGGAATGGAATGATTTGTCCACCTCTTACCTTGGAAAG GAACTATTAGCAGAGTATATTGTCAAGGGCGTAACCATCCAGAAGGCAACTACCGAAGATTACAGCCTCATCGTTGTCGACATAACCTTCAGTAGGAGATACGGCTACTACCTGACGTCCGCTTACTTGCCAACCATAATGCTTATGATCATAAGCTACGCTTCCCTCTTCTGCAAGAAGGAGAACTGCGACCTCAGGGTCATGATGGCCCTGACCACTCTCTTGGTCCTGTACGCCCTCTACCAACAGATCTCCGATGACCTGCCTAGGACCTCGTACACGAAGGCCATCGATGTCTGGTGCTTCTTCTCCATCACTTTCATATTCTCTCAG GTCATTCTGCACGTGTTCGTAAACCTGAAAATTAGACGTCCTTGCTTAGCGGCCTCTTGCCGGAAGGAAGGAAGGGAAGTCGTAAAACGAGGCAACAAAGAGGTAAAATCAATCCGAATTCCCCCGGGCCAAGAGACCCTGCAAAATAATCCGAACTTGGAAATAACAAGGGAGAGAAAAGCCCTGAGACCCAAGGCAAGCAATGGCCATGTTTATCAGTGTAATTTGTTGGATAATTCTCGCGTTTTTTACCTGGTGCTCTTTGGCATCTTCTGCGTCATTTACTGGAGTGTGGTGCTTACGAGCGAATAG